From the Lathyrus oleraceus cultivar Zhongwan6 chromosome 4, CAAS_Psat_ZW6_1.0, whole genome shotgun sequence genome, one window contains:
- the LOC127076463 gene encoding mitochondrial-processing peptidase subunit alpha, whose amino-acid sequence MYRATASSLKRHLKGRGGNLGATRFNTSSAVAAKVSSGGLFSWLTGERSSSLPPLDTPLSSVVLPDTLPDYVEPSTTKITTLSNGLKIASETSSNPAASIGLYLDCGSIYETPLSSGASHLLERMAFKSTVNRSHFRIVREVEAIGGNIGASASREQMGYTFDALKTYVPQMVELLVDCVRNPAFLDWEVNEELRKVKAELGELSNNPQGLLLEAIHSAGYSGALAYPLLAPEEALNRLDGPSLEEFVAENYTAPRMVLAASGVEHEELLSVAEPLLTDLPSVPRPEEPKSTYVGGDFRRHGEEGAAHVAIAFEVPGGWQQERDAIVLTVLQMLMGGGGSFSAGGPGKGMHSRLYLRVLNEYQQIQSFSAFNSIFNNTGLFGIYASTGPEFVAKAVDLAAKELIAIASPGQVSQVQLDRAKKSTKSAVLMNLESRMIASEDIGRQILTYGERKSVEQFLKAVDEITLNDITKISQKIISSPLTMASYGDVINVPSYETVNRMFHAK is encoded by the exons ATGTATAGAGCCACAGCTTCATCTCTCAAAAGGCATCTCAAG GGCCGTGGTGGCAACTTGGGAGCTACTAGGTTTAATACTTCAAGTGCTGTAGCTGCAAAGGTTTCCTCTGGTGGTTTGTTTAGCTGGCTTACCGGGGAGCGTTCGAGTTCACTTCCCCCTCTTGATACGCCGCTTAGTTCTGTTGTTCTTCCTGATACTTTACCTGATTATGTTGAACCAAGCACGACCAAGATCACAACTCTTTCTAATGGACTGAAAATCGCGTCAGAGACCTCGTCG AACCCTGCAGCCTCAATTGGGTTATATCTCGATTGTGGTTCCATCTATGAGACACCGTTGTCAAGTGGGGCTTCGCACTTGCTAGAGAGAATGGCGTTCAAGAGCACGGTTAACCGTAGTCATTTTCGTATTGTAAGGGAAGTAGAAGCAATTGGTGGTAATATAGGAGCCTCGGCCTCTCGAGAACAAATGGGCTACACATTTGATGCTTTAAAGACTTACGTTCCACAAATGGTTGAGTTACTGGTTGACTGTGTAAGGAACCCAGCCTTCTTGGATTGGGAGGTGAATGAAGAG CTTCGAAAGGTGAAAGCAGAGCTTGGAGAACTCTCAAACAATCCCCAGGGCTTGCTTTTGGAAGCAATTCATTCTGCAGGTTATTCTGGTGCATTGGCTTATCCTCTTTTGGCTCCTGAAGAAGCATTGAACAGATTGGATGGCCCCAGTTTAGAGGAATTTGTTGCT GAAAATTACACAGCTCCTAGAATGGTACTAGCTGCATCTGGGGTTGAGCATGAAGAGCTTCTATCAGTTGCTGAGCCACTTCTTACTGACCTACCAAGTGTTCCCCGCCCGGAAGAACCAAAGTCTACCTATGTTGGAGGTGATTTCCGCCGTCACGGTGAAGAAGGG GCCGCACATGTTGCTATTGCTTTTGAAGTGCCCGGTGGCTGGCAACAGGAGAGAGATGCTATCGTTTTGACTGTTCTACAG ATGCTTATGGGAGGAGGTGGTTCATTCTCCGCTGGGGGCCCCGGTAAAGGGATGCACTCAAGGCTAT ATCTTCGCGTGTTGAATGAATATCAACAGATTCAATCTTTTTCTGCATTCAACAGTATCTTCAACAACACAGGATTATTCGGCATTTATGCGAGCACT GGCCCTGAGTTTGTAGCAAAAGCTGTAGACTTAGCAGCCAAAGAACTCATAGCAATTGCATCGCCTGGACAAG TTTCACAGGTACAGCTCGACCGTgccaaaaaatccacaaaatcTGCCGTTCTTATGAATCTGGAATCTAGA ATGATTGCGTCAGAAGATATTGGAAGGCAGATTTTGACATACGGCGAAAG AAAGTCTGTGGAACAGTTCCTGAAGGCTGTAGATGAAATCACTTTGAATGATATCACTAAAATATCTCAAAAGATTATTTCCTCACCTTTGACTATGGCATCATATGGAGATG TTATTAACGTGCCAAGTTACGAAACTGTGAATCGCATGTTCCATGCAAAATGA
- the LOC127138124 gene encoding uncharacterized protein LOC127138124 — protein MMSFQYLTNVNLTSRFYQRAHDSEVELSTTYVSHVPSADRNFTYPIFQQNDNHEARPFIKNIDDNNCESHSQNMNSHVETHETQTVFDRGVHVDKSLVATGRGIYTFHAQGAIFHKIGGFHLNQGSTSRYLQLYIYDTDHELQNRMRENSILNQVIVYELQKILHQRNFFVIVFRQLALEPNIEECRLLIKERLSNQPQYSFPSASQVATIVIGGGDEDTIERGKDINGINYDGKLTKVQETMGYYDPLQYPILLPFGTYGWDIETKTNVGKNVTCREYYGYVLQIRRNDQFVLLKSGRLLE, from the exons ATGAtgtcattccaatacttgacaaATGTCAATCTTACTTCTCGATTTTATCAAAGAGCACATGACAGTGAAGTTGAACTGAGTACCACATATGTCAGTCACGTTCCATCCGCGG ATCGAAATTTTACATACCCGATTTTCCAACAAAATGATAACCACGAAGCAAGACCATTTATAAAAAATATTGATGACAATAATTGTG AATCACATTCGCAAAATATGAATTCACATGTTGAAACTCACGAAACACAAACAGTTTTTGATCGAG GTGTTCATGTCGACAAAAGTTTGGTTGCAACTGGTCGTGGTATTTACACATTTCATGCTCAAGGCGCAATTTTTCACAAAATAGGAGGTTTTCATCTGAATCAAGGTTCAACGTCACGTTACTTGCAGTTATACATTTATGATACCGATCATGAACTTCAAAATAGGATGAGGGAAAACTCAATACTTAACCAAGTCATAGTGTATGAATTGCAAAAAATACTCCACCAACGCAACTTCTTTGTCATTGTGTTTAGGCAGCTTGCACTAGAGCCAAATATTGAAGAATGTAGGTTACTCATTAAAGAACGTTTGTCGAATCAACCACAATATAGTTTCCCTTCAGCTTCCCAAGTTGCAACAATTGTTATAGGCGGTGGTGATGAAGATACAATAGAACGTGGAAAAGATATAAATGGCATCAACTATGATGGAAAGCTAACAAAAGTTCAAGAAACAATGGGGTATTATGATCCTTTACAATATCCTATATTGTTACCGTTCGGAACATACGGTTGGGACATAGAAACAAAAACTAATGTTGGAAAAAATGTTACATGCCGAGAGTACTACGGTTATGTGCTTCAG ATTCGTCGTAATGATCAATTTGTATTGTTAAAATCGGGTCGACTTTTAGAATAG